From Malaya genurostris strain Urasoe2022 chromosome 2, Malgen_1.1, whole genome shotgun sequence:
gcgtcacatttcagattatttactaagtatttaaaaggatctattttcgggatgatacttctacagttccactgtaaaacagtgatcgaatccttgacctcgttcgaaaaattagccatcgaaggaaacgattgctgagaggaggggccattttgcagtcagctgcatcaaaaacattttaacttttggcaggaaagtcatcaaaataccttttagggggtcagaaatgttgaagacggaaaatataaagtccacaatgtcactgaattttacaagtccagcacttgatgtgttttctggttccttggggactttcggggttttgggtgtccccggaagtgttggatattctttctccgatttcaagtctccggaactaggagcttttggcttcttcttttcgttttttttaccaacacttccttctgctgttacttttggagggccttcaagagatatcttcgaaccctttctagggagtttaggagatgatatatttttcctcttcctaaaactacgagggacagttgaagatgtaccttcttgaggatcgtcagagtcgcaatcgtccgcagacaaacaggtgtaggggttctgttcaggtgtggcgattttcagcatttctgcgaacgagcggtttgatcgttgcttgagagatcgtttcaaatgatctccacgcaatttatacgcagaacatgctgtgaggtcatgcggggccgccccacagtaaagacacttttcaatgtctctgtcgcaaacgccatccgcatgactctctccacacttcgagcagcggggccgatttccacaatgggaagctgtgtgtcctagttgttgacaactagtgcaattcattacccgtggtacgaaaagtcgtacaggtagacgaaccctggccaggagaacgaatttcggcaaagccgagccggagaaggtcacccgatacgagtccgagtggggataagactttgtcccatccgcggcgatcgatactgaatgcaaacgtttgcagtccagtatcttgacattcttaagcaagggatctttaaaacatccgaccccatgtttgagaatgtcctcgcatgtcagacttggatccgtgatcactccgtctatctcgacttcgcgagctggtatataaacgcggtagtcccgcgtaaagtgatcgtttcgagcgatctcattagcatgtttcagactggtcaacgagaccctgagcttatcgggacgaatttttgaaataaatttcaatgttgtatatttcgactccaagtctttagatattttcaaaatattaagcggtttattcttctctttggtccgaaaataaaccacataaaggccggccgagggtgaaggctcttcgggatactgtttaacccggtgagtcttactatttggggcagatttaaaatctgtttccattttatcttcggggggcaggggagaatttaatggacttgccatagcgcggttgaggttccgcgcaaattatagggggagtcaaaatataagacgataaagggacacgaagggaaaaaatattatacttagctaatgatccgtagcaactcggccgctgaggccaagcgttagttacaacgacctccgagaataaatatgcacacagcaccggttcacggcaccacactaaacgtcggttcactgttcttattgttttaacacaatagcacccggcactgtctaacggtatttattgtttatactgtattgatctactgcacaagctcacgaacaaaagatctgatattaaatgaccttgaaacggattagaatggattaacgcacagctgctctaatgcaaactaccatccgatcgatacgacggtcacgaaaggaatgatCCTATTTACCTTATCTATTAACTGAATAAATTGATCTGATTTCTCGTTAACCACTTCAGGAATGGAACGACGAACTGGCCAAACTGGCTGAGTACAACACCCGTACCTGTCTGTACACGCACGACGAGTGCCGGTCCACGGAAAAGTATCACTTCGCCGGTCAGAACATTGCCCGCAAATCGAAACCGAACAACATCACCGTCGAAGTGGTTCTGGCGCTTTCGGATCTGACCAACAAATGGTGGCAGGAGTACGTCGATACCAACCAAACGGTGATGGATTCCTACCGGAAGGTTGGCGAAGGGTAAGTCGCTATtgatttcggaacattttcttctTCGTActgtaaatttaatgttgaaaaACACCCGAACAGAGTTCACATCGGACATTTTGCGCTTATGGCGAACGACCGAATCACGCAGGTGGGCTGCAGTGCCGCCAAGTACTTCAATCCGGATAACAAACGGAACTACGTGTACTACGTCTGTAACTACTCGTTCACGACCGTGCTCGGCAAACCGGTCTACCGGAAGGGTAAACCGTGCTCGAAATGCAGCGATAACTGTAGCAAAAAGTATCCGGGCCTGTGCGAGGGAATTGGCGATACAATCGACAAAGAGCTGCTCTGAATCGGTCCTGggataaaaccaaaaaaaaaaaaaaaattgagaattaaaGTGTGATACGTTACCGTCGGGATCGATTCGTTTGATTTGCTTACCGAAACTCCCTGAGGAGGAAAAACAAAAGCTGTCATCGTTTATAAATGAGATCGGATTGTGGTCatattttggaaaataaattgtactACTTTATTGAACTTGTTACGGTTGGGTTTAGGACTCGTGCAAGCATGCCGTGGTCAAATTTGACTGTTTgacatttttcctttttttcgacAGCCCTGTATTCCTATGTCAGCCAAATTTGACCATTGCTTCTGTTTTAATTCATATTTTAAGAGTTATCTCGTACGACTTGTACTTTATTTCATATTATTGAGTAACATTAAGCAATTACACGCTGATTTGTGCATTCTGTGTGTGTGGTTTTAGGCGTTTTCGATCCAAGCAGGCCGGTAATGGCTTCGCGaagtatgaaaaaaagagcgatggCCGTCATCCGACCGACATACTTGGATAACCTCGGAATCGAAATtgttgttttattattatttaattttgttttgcttGCAGTTCCGCCGTTGATGCGATCGAATTATGAGTTAATTGGATTTATTGAATGAACGGTCGTTGTCCGATTTGCCCATTTACTATAGTGTAAAACACGTTTAAGTTATGACACATATACAAAGACACATCGTCACATGCAAATTATTTACTTtcgattatatttatttatttgtttcgtGTTTGTTTATCGGATGCTAGTCTGCTGGTGTAAAAACAGAGTtcctaacattttttttgtggatGTTTAATTGACCTAAAAAACAGTTCTAAGAAATTTCAATGTATGGATTTCATTCTTTGATTTGTTTACCGAAGCTCAAAGTTCACGTTTTATTTGCtaaacatcaaattgtatgaccatataaaattgaaaagtgcaataatttggagaaaaaaaatttattaccaTTTCCCAATGCAAATTTCCATTTCGGGTTTTCAGCCTTACAACTAAAACTACACACAGTTTTTCACAGTTCAATCTTCAGCGGCTGACATTTAGAGGAACAGGCTTTTTACATTGAATGCAAGCAAGAGAACATCGATTGGGGCTTCGACCATCGGCTCATTTAAGTACGTTATTTATATCATCCGCTTGGATTACAGTATTATGTAtgttctgattttttttgttctttgttgttttgttgtt
This genomic window contains:
- the LOC131428533 gene encoding antigen 5 like allergen Cul n 1-like, with translation MQISVGRLALLMVVSCLGLSLSAVDYCDPELCGNGRPHIGCNATEDFGEACPPNTELIPMDDKTKELIMNLHNSLRSELASGKLEGFESAERMAVLEWNDELAKLAEYNTRTCLYTHDECRSTEKYHFAGQNIARKSKPNNITVEVVLALSDLTNKWWQEYVDTNQTVMDSYRKVGEGVHIGHFALMANDRITQVGCSAAKYFNPDNKRNYVYYVCNYSFTTVLGKPVYRKGKPCSKCSDNCSKKYPGLCEGIGDTIDKELL